A segment of the Deinococcus radiopugnans ATCC 19172 genome:
CACCGACACCAACAGTCTAGCAGCCACAGGGAGAAAGTCCATAGATCATTTGCACTATTTGGCCGACCTGACGGTCTTTTTTCTCCCTTTGATCCGTCCTCATCCGCCCTGCTGTACAGCTCCGGTCCGCCAACGTTCTTCGCTCGGCGTGGTTTCTTCACCGGAACTGGAGCGGGGAGGGGGAGCGCTATGCATTCACGTCGCTGGAACACCTTGAAAATTGCCGACTAGCACGGGACGTTCAGCGGTAAATGTATGGCCTTGACCGTCGCCGCATGCCGCGCTATATTCTTCTTATCACCGTCCGCGAAGGGCGGATTTTTCGTTTTGGGGCCTGTCGGATTGCGGAGACCGGCAGTGTACCCTGCGGCCATGACCCGACCTGCCTCGCCGTTGAAGTCCGCCGACTGGCTGCTGGACCATCTGTACGACCCGAACTTGCGGGTGCTGGACTGCCGCTACGCCCTGAGCGATCCGCTGGTGGGGCGCATCGCCTATCTGGCAGGCCACGTGCCGGGGGCCAGCTACGCCGATCTGGAAACGGACCTGAGCGGTCCCGTGCGGGAGGACGGCGTGGGTGGGCGCCATCCGTTGCCTGATCCGGCGGCGCTGGCGGCGTGGCTGGGAAGCGTGGGTATCGGCCAGGACAGCGTGGTGCTGGCCTACGACGATCCTGGCACGGGCCAGGGCTTCTACGCGGCCCGCGCGTGGTGGCTGCTGCGCTGGCTGGGGCACGCGCAGGTGTACGTGCTGGACGGCGGCTGGCCCGCGTATCTGGCGGCGGGCGGCGCGGCGGACGCGTCGGAAGTGGATCACGCGCCCGTGACTTTTATTCCGAACATGCAGCCTGGCATGGTGGCGACTGCCGAAGACGTAGAAAACCGTGACCCGGCCACGCTTTTGATCGATTCCCGTGCGCCCGCCCGCTACCGGGGCGAGACTGAACCCATCGACGCCAGGGCCGGGCACGTTCCAGGGGCGGTCAACCGCGACTGGAGCGGCGCGCTGGACGAGGCGGGGCGCTGGCGCGGCGGCGAGTTGCAGGCGGCGCGTCTGCAGGTGGGCCGTGCCCCCACCATCGCGTACTGCGGCAGCGGCGTGAGCGCCACACCCAACCTGCTGGCCCGCGAGCTGGCGGGGGTCCCGCTGGGGCCGGACAACCGGCTGTACGCTGGATCGTGGAGCGATTGGATCAGCGATGACGCGCGGCCTGTGGCGGTGGGAGAGGAGAAAAGCGGGTCATTCCGCCTATTCTGAATCCCATGCAGCACACCCGCACCTGGACCGACATTTACGGCAGCGCCCACGCCAGTTTCGAGGGCCGCGCCGGGGGCCATCCCTGGCTGGTGGCCGCGCCCGCCGAACTGGCCGCCGATCTGCCTGCCGCGCTGGCCGCCGTGGACGGCAAGGGCAGCGTGGAGCTGATCGTCCACGACGGCCTGACGCCGCTGCTGGCCGCCCTGAAGGATGTGACGCCGCGCGGCGTGCTGGTCATTGGTCGGCAGGCGCTGGCCTCTGGGCCGGAAGTCACTGTTCCCGAGGGTCTGATCTCGGATGCGGGCGGCGTGGAGTA
Coding sequences within it:
- a CDS encoding sulfurtransferase codes for the protein MTRPASPLKSADWLLDHLYDPNLRVLDCRYALSDPLVGRIAYLAGHVPGASYADLETDLSGPVREDGVGGRHPLPDPAALAAWLGSVGIGQDSVVLAYDDPGTGQGFYAARAWWLLRWLGHAQVYVLDGGWPAYLAAGGAADASEVDHAPVTFIPNMQPGMVATAEDVENRDPATLLIDSRAPARYRGETEPIDARAGHVPGAVNRDWSGALDEAGRWRGGELQAARLQVGRAPTIAYCGSGVSATPNLLARELAGVPLGPDNRLYAGSWSDWISDDARPVAVGEEKSGSFRLF